The following are encoded together in the Humulus lupulus chromosome 5, drHumLupu1.1, whole genome shotgun sequence genome:
- the LOC133779777 gene encoding uncharacterized protein LOC133779777, with amino-acid sequence MSGEDTQNRLEAIKQYLATSSSSRTSRTITDNPLFQRLAHQVDPVKVPLPSHDSDSDDSITSYRDMAQNRTLKELAAPDIDQQPLCIQYAPLDVNFELKSGLIHLLPSFHGLPGEDPNNHLKEFHIVCSSMKPASVTEEQIKLRAFPFSLKDSAKEWLYYLPPGTVETWNTMKTLFLERYFPASKVGSIRKEICGIRQAVGESLYDYWERFKRLCASCPHHQISEQLLIQYFYEGLLPLDRSMIDAASGGALVDKTPAAARSLISNMAANSQQFGIRQEHMSTSRRVNEVQTTVDNQLGQQIAQLTSVVQQLALGQQVRPCGICQVVGHPTDTCPTLVEGETEGVNAVGNFPGQLRQMYYEPFSQTYNPGWRDHPNLRYGNQQQLAPQPTAARPPGFTTQQRSQNNYAPRPSQPPQAAPPPNAKPSTEDLINALATNTLQFQQTTQASIKSLENQVGQLAASYNRLEAHLSNKLPSQPEMNPKENASAVTLRSGTQYDPPNPPVPSTLSSKPQVDCSVNDDVPPKPTTPTQLSPKPTIVIPPPFPSRLKKTKKEEVDKEILDTFRKVEVNIPLLDAIKQVPRYAKFLKELCTNKRKLRGNEKVSVGENVSAVLQKKLPPKWVS; translated from the exons ATGTCTGGCGAAGACACTCAGAATAGGTTGGAGGCAATCAAACAGTATCTTGCTACTTCATCTTCTTCTCGGACTTCGCGGACTATTACTgataatccactctttcaacGTCTTGCTCATCAAGTGGATCCTGTGAAAGTGCCCTTACCATCTCACGACTCAGATTCAGACGATTCTATTACATCTTACAGAGATATGGCACAAAATaggacgttgaaagagttggcTGCGCCAGATATTGATCAACAACCGCTTTGCATTCAATATGCACCTCTTGATGTGAATTTTGAGCTTAAGTCGGGCCTCATTCATCTATTGCCATCATTTCATGGGCTGCCTGGTGAGGATCCGAATAATCATCTCAAGGAGTTCCATATTGTATGCTCCAGTATGAAGCCAGCCTCAGTGACAGAAGAACAAATAAAACTCCgagcttttcctttctctctAAAGGATTCAGCAAAGGAGTGGCTGTATTATCTCCCCCCTGGTACTGTTGAGACCTGGAACACTATGAAGACCTTGTTTTTGGAGCGGTATTTTCCAGCGTCTAAAGTGGGGAGTATAAGGAAAGAAATTTGTGGCATCAGGCAGGCTGTGGGAGAATCACTCTACGATTACTGGGAGCGCTTTAAGCGGTTGTGTGCTAGTTGTCCTCACCATCAGATCAGTGAGCAACTATTGATTCAATATTTCTATGAGGGATTACTGCCGTTGGACAGAAGTATGATTGATGCAGCCAGTGGAGGGGCACTAGTGGACAAGACTCCTGCAGCAGCcaggagcttgatttctaatatggcagCTAATTCCCAACAGTTTGGTATTCGCCAGGAGCATATGTCAACTTCAAGAAGGGTTAACGAGGTGCAAACTACTGTTGATAATCAACTTGGTCAACAGATAGCTCAACTGACTTCAGTGGTACAACAACTAGCTTTGGGCCAACAGGTGCGACCATGTGGAATCTGTCAAGTAGTGGGGCACCCTACTGATACGTGCCCCACTCTAGTAGAGGGAGAAACTGAGGGTGTTAACGCTGTAGGAAATTTTCCTGGTCAATTACGTCAGATGTATTATGAACCATTTTCACAAACCTATAATCCTGGCTGGCGTGATCATCCAAACCTTCGatatgggaatcaacaacaaCTAGCTCCACAACCAACAGCAGCAAGACCACCTGGTTTCACTACACAACAGAGGTCTCAAAATAATTATGCACCTAGACCATCACAACCACCACAGGCTGCTCCACCACCAAATGCTAAACCTTCTACTGAGGATTTAATCAATGCTCTTGCCACAAATACTCTTCAATTTCAGCAAACCACCCAAGCTTCCATCAAGAGTTTGGAGAATCAGGTGGGACAATTAGCGGCATCATATAACCGGTTGGAGGCTCATCTGTCAAATAAATTACCTTCACAACCTGAGATGAATCCCAAAGAGAATGCTAGTGCAGTGACTTTGCGTAGTGGGACGCAATATGATCCACCTAATCCTCCAGTACCCAGTACATTGTCATCCAAGCCACAAGTTGATTGCTCAGTCAATGATGATGTTCCACCAAAGCCAACCACCCCTACACAACTCAGCCCTAAGCCTACTATTGTCATTCCACCTCCTTTCCCAAGCAGACTGAAAAAGActaaaaaggaagaggttgacaaggagATTCTTGATACATTCCGAAAGGTAGAAGTGAATATTCCTCTTCTTGACGCTATTAAACAAGTGCCACGCTATGCCAAGTTTCTAAAAGAGTTGTGCACTAATAAGCGTAAGTTGAGGGGTAATGAAAAAgttagtgtgggggagaatgtttccGCAGTTCTACAAAAGAagcttccaccaaagt GGGTGTCATAG